A window of the Tropheryma whipplei str. Twist genome harbors these coding sequences:
- the lysS gene encoding lysine--tRNA ligase, protein MTASRIDAASPEKYGKQDWVSKLAEQVIQERKGDKKIVVASGISPSGQIHLGNLREVITGHFIADEISSRGFDCEHILSWDDFDRLRKVPANIDKGYEQYIGMPLCDVPPPAGSKKNSWSEHFRGDFEKTMEILGIKVRHISQSQMYRSGAYTHNILLALEKRHEIQNIIGKYQSKKTQPAESPREYYPYVVYCTRCKKDLTQIEDFAGSELSYSCKCGHSETIGIGEFNNGKLPWKVDWPMRWMYESVDFEPGGVDHCSPGSASLSASSDIANQIFNWTPPLTVMYSFVGVQGHAKMSSSTGNVLTPNDALSVMEPTLLRWMYARRKPNQSFTVGFDQSLQRLYDEWDSLPNDLTGCELASSYTRAMSTTNKRFNAPEILISFRTLVSLIDISASDDSQLLRMVKNLRPDIRSLAQLEPRLSCARIYSKKFSNPIHVLQTPNKQVLHTAAPNVREMLRIFIDGLDKNWSIEKLTTLAYGVPKVVLGIDQSSKDVSQEVKNLQKEFFRTIYQLVIGQDKGPRLPTLLMAIGKQSTRALLCSCETC, encoded by the coding sequence ATGACGGCATCAAGAATTGACGCTGCAAGTCCCGAAAAATATGGAAAGCAAGACTGGGTTTCAAAACTTGCCGAGCAGGTTATACAAGAGCGTAAAGGGGATAAAAAAATTGTTGTAGCGTCTGGAATCAGCCCATCAGGGCAAATCCATTTGGGTAACCTCAGGGAGGTGATAACCGGACATTTTATTGCCGACGAAATAAGCTCGAGGGGTTTTGATTGCGAACACATACTGTCTTGGGATGACTTCGATCGTCTGAGAAAAGTACCAGCAAATATCGACAAAGGCTACGAACAATATATCGGGATGCCACTGTGTGATGTCCCGCCTCCGGCAGGAAGCAAAAAAAACAGCTGGTCGGAGCATTTTCGGGGAGATTTTGAGAAAACAATGGAAATTCTCGGAATAAAGGTAAGGCATATAAGCCAGAGTCAAATGTATCGTTCGGGTGCGTATACACACAATATTCTGCTCGCGCTCGAAAAGCGGCATGAGATTCAGAACATAATTGGCAAATACCAGAGCAAGAAGACCCAACCTGCCGAGTCACCTCGAGAGTATTACCCCTATGTTGTATATTGCACACGTTGTAAAAAAGATCTGACACAAATAGAGGATTTTGCGGGGAGTGAGCTCTCATATTCTTGCAAATGCGGGCATTCTGAAACCATTGGCATAGGGGAATTCAACAACGGAAAACTTCCCTGGAAAGTTGACTGGCCTATGCGGTGGATGTACGAATCAGTTGATTTCGAACCTGGAGGTGTTGATCACTGTTCGCCAGGATCGGCATCGCTATCAGCCAGTAGTGATATTGCAAATCAAATATTTAATTGGACCCCTCCTTTGACCGTAATGTACTCCTTCGTTGGAGTTCAGGGGCACGCAAAAATGTCTAGCTCAACGGGTAATGTTCTAACCCCCAATGATGCGCTATCGGTTATGGAGCCAACCCTTCTGCGGTGGATGTATGCCCGCAGAAAACCCAACCAATCATTCACGGTCGGGTTTGACCAGAGCCTACAAAGACTATATGACGAATGGGACAGTCTACCGAATGATCTTACGGGGTGTGAATTGGCATCCTCTTATACCCGCGCAATGTCAACAACCAATAAAAGATTCAATGCACCGGAGATTCTCATTTCTTTCAGAACACTGGTTTCGCTGATCGACATATCGGCAAGTGATGATTCCCAACTGCTAAGGATGGTGAAAAACTTACGCCCTGATATTAGGTCCCTTGCGCAACTCGAGCCAAGATTGAGCTGCGCAAGGATCTATAGTAAAAAATTCTCAAACCCAATACATGTTCTGCAAACTCCAAACAAGCAAGTTTTGCATACCGCAGCGCCCAATGTGAGGGAAATGCTGCGCATCTTCATTGATGGCTTAGATAAGAATTGGTCTATCGAGAAGCTTACGACACTCGCCTACGGAGTGCCCAAAGTCGTCTTGGGTATAGATCAGTCCTCAAAAGACGTAAGTCAAGAGGTAAAAAATTTACAGAAAGAGTTCTTTAGGACGATATACCAGTTGGTTATAGGTCAGGACAAGGGTCCGAGGCTTCCAACCTTACTGATGGCAATAGGAAAACAGAGTACACGAGCACTGCTTTGCAGCTGTGAGACATGCTAG